The genome window CAGGATCGAAGGCGGGGCGAAGAGCAGCCAAACCTTGAAGGCTTGCATCAAAGCGAATCACTTCATCATAATTTACCGAAATGAGGTTACCAGTGGCATCATGGCCACTAATTGGAACGATCTCGTTATTGAACTTCCCTTTTTCCGTTGCTAGAGCTGCAAGTTGGTGAGACCTTAATGCAAATGCATCTTGCTCTTCTCGGCTAATTTTATATATTTTGGCAAGCATTTCAGCGGTTAATCCCATCGCTCCAGCGGCTTTAGCAACACGTAAAGTCAGTTTAGGGTTGAAATCTATACCATGAGTCATTGGGACGTGGCCCATATGCTCAACTCCACCAATGAGTACTGATTTTGCATCACCTGTCATAATTAACCGGCTCGCATCATGTATCGCTTGCATTGATGAACCACAAAGGCGATTTACTGTAACGGCAGGAACCGTATGAGGTATATCTGTGAGTAATGCTGCATTTTTAGCAACATTAAACCCTTGCTCTAGTGTTTGCTGAACACAACCCCAGATGATGTCATCCAATTCTTTTTTACTTGCGTTTGGATTTCGTTCAAAAATCGCATTCATGAGGTGCGCAGAAAGGTCTTCAGCTCTAACATGGCGAAATACCCCACCTTTTGAACGGCCCATTGGT of Providencia rettgeri contains these proteins:
- the fadA gene encoding 3-ketoacyl-CoA thiolase yields the protein MENVVIIDGIRTPMGRSKGGVFRHVRAEDLSAHLMNAIFERNPNASKKELDDIIWGCVQQTLEQGFNVAKNAALLTDIPHTVPAVTVNRLCGSSMQAIHDASRLIMTGDAKSVLIGGVEHMGHVPMTHGIDFNPKLTLRVAKAAGAMGLTAEMLAKIYKISREEQDAFALRSHQLAALATEKGKFNNEIVPISGHDATGNLISVNYDEVIRFDASLQGLAALRPAFDPASGTVTAGNSSALSDGASAMLLASESYATQKGIKPRAKIRAMAVVGCDPSIMGFGPVPASELALKRAGLTLNDIDIIELNEAFAAQSIACLKGLKLSENQLDDKVNLSGGAIALGHPLGCSGARISTALLNQLEQNDKQFGLATMCIGFGQGIATIIERV